The following DNA comes from Tachypleus tridentatus isolate NWPU-2018 chromosome 9, ASM421037v1, whole genome shotgun sequence.
aaaggaTTAATGCAAAGCAACCACTATTctgatttacataaaataaataatcaacaaataGTTTACTGAGTTAGTTGATTCTCACAGTGAATATACAAGGTATCTTTTGTTACCTAATGTAGAGAGCAGGGGCAGGCAACTCCATGGCCTCTGGCCACATGTGAccagtggatagcacaattgtgACCAACTCGAGTTTAGAAACCaaatttttccatcatttatttctTATCgtaaatttggtaatcagcaactgcagtGCCTCACGTCATTGCTAATGTCGCgacatcactgccacagactccgcccattttgtaacgtcagtctggtttagatgtttgttatcgagtgtgcgttgttttgcatgcgcttgcaaacatattttcattgtacaacttttaaatgtttaaatatattttgtttttaatcccataacatggataagtggataatttgaaaacgaaataatccagatgatggtgaacactcagaaaataaagacagtttaatTAATTCTGGCTTTACAGCCGAAAAGAGAATAGCGCGTGACTGGTAAAACTTTACCAttaaacgagaatttaatgaaagttgggagttgaaatttggaGTGATCGAAACAAATAAtagccagtgtgtcttttgtgtaacaaagtttttggaaataataaagtatataaccttaagcaacactctaacaattttcacaacgaatttgatgtaaaattttcaGTTGAATGAAATTAGTTGTCTGAGAGCACAAATTCATGATCAAAAGGGAAGCCTAAAAGATATTTATCTTcaatagaactagttacgttagctagctataaagtggcttggattctagctaaaaaaatcattttctgatgctgaactagtgaaagaaatattgattgtggtcatctTGTGGAAACTTTGTTGGAGAATTATAATTcgaaaataaaagatgatattctttaaaaggtaaataattttcaattaaatcgaagaacaattgtccgcagaatgctagagttagcgaaagacatagaaaatcagttgcttgaacaattaaaagcttttgtatttttctttagcactagacgagtcaacagatgtcaGTGATACTGCACAGTTGATAAGTGAGGAAAGAAATGCTTGGTCTTTGTAGATTACGAGATCAAACatgtggtttgtttcttttttaatttcgcgcaaagctacatgaaggctatcttcgctaaccgttcctaatttagcagtgtaagactagagggaaggcagctagtcatcaccacttactgcaagctcttagtctactcttttaccaatgaacgaacatttgaaaaaaaacatctttgaaacattttttgaaatgtcaaaaaattcaaCCTGGATTTTAAAACTGGTTTCTGTTAAAACTGACGGTGTTCCCGccatgactggggcgaaattaggatttgtttctcttttgaagcagcatttaattgaaaataatgtgaagttcaCGCTGcaatctttccattgcattttacATCAGGAAAAATTATGTGCTCAGATgtttaaaagtgatgaattgaaaaatctgatggacattgttgtaaaaattgtgaatttattagaagtggaagctctctcatacatcgacagtttgttgagtctttaaagaaaagcagtgactgtgcTTTTGattatcttactgattttgcaaatgtaagatggttaagtagaggaaaggtcttggaacgatttacttacttatttcctcaaataaaagagtgtcttgttgaaaaaggtaagattgaaaatttccttgaaattgaaactttgtcatggcagtgtgatttgcactttctgtgcgacatgatggctcacttgaataatttgaatacgaagcttcagggaagaggtaaaataataagcaagcAATCATTGTTTATTCAAGAATTTCAagtaaagctaaacctccttgcggaaaaattacaaaagaatgatttgacaactttgcaaagttgaatagttttctagaaaataataatgactgTGATTTCTCTGTAGCTGAAGACGATCTCTATGTAAACtagatcaaaaatctatctcaagaatttgaatcacgtttctccgaatttaaaaatttgaaatttttttgcaTGCTGCATTTccatttgacttaggaaattacatttttttgtctTTGGTTAAGTgaatttgaagacgagatgcttaccctgcaaagtgtagaacacataaaggtaaacaaaaatgttctatcagagagatgtgacTCACTAttctgaggcctggcatggccaagtgtgttaaggcgttcgactcgtaatccgagggtcgcgggttcgaatcccggtcgcactaaaaatgctcgcccttatagccgtgggggcgttataatgtgacggtcaatcccactattcgttggtaaaaagagtagcccaagagttggcggtgggtggtgatgactagctgccttccctctagtcttacactgctaaattagggacggctagcgcagacagccttcgagtagctttgcgcaaaattaaaacaaaacattattctgATTAATGAGAGTTTTCCAAATGTAAAGatagcaattttaaaattattatccatgtttggatccacatgggtgtgtgagtcagcATTTTCTAtcctagattttctcaagtctagatacagatctctgcttactgacataaatttagaggcagatctaagatgctcattgagcatagatattaagccaaatttcacgaaacttgttgataaaAACctcatcaattttcacattgaagattagttgaaatgcaattattttgattaaactaacatttttcaattttttttaatagtgtggccaacgttgttttcattagccacagtcgtggccactatgaaaaattaGTTGTCCACCCCTGGtataaagttaacaaaaatattgCTGACTGTATAGAACGCTAATTCAATACTACTTATTCAAATCATATAATTTGCCATCAACAAAgcatttttagttaaatgttggTAATTTCAAACTCACACTTAACAAGCTTGTTAcgactcttcagtataaagacgTCTGTTGATTTTTGTTGCATGTGCTTAATATAGCATTTTTTCTTATCTCTATCAGAGCAGAGATAACATACAAAAACCATATGTATGCAGGACATTAAAAAGAATCAGATCTACACatcttattgtgtttttttacactACTGAATATATACGCTTTGAAATGGTGaaactttgttgtattttaatgatGTCTGCTTCAGGttgattttatcttaaaaaacCTATCGCTTGAAAATCACATATGAATTTATTATGACGAGTTGTCAGTAAAGATGCGACGTCACACTTGTGGATTTGAACTTACGATATGTTATGTGCCCCAAAAAAAGCAAACTATCTCAGTAACTCTGATACCACAGCATTACCAGATTTTGATAATCAAGTTAACACCAAATCCAACTATTGTTTAGAGTCCACTAAAACAATGctatacaatgtatttaaataaaaatgcaaatgaAGAcgaatagaaataaaattatgctaCATAAGCTAAAGCCAGTAAATTACGTTTTGCCAATAACATGGGCCTAGCGTCAAGCTTAAACTAAAGTAACAATTACATCGTTTCACTATTTAAGTGCCTTCATTCTTTGATCTGTTGATTAAATGTACACTGCATTCCTCATGAAGACAGGCTGCTACCATAACAAATTTGGATATAATTACAGAAACTGATAAAGAAGAGAGAATaacatacaaaagaaaataagTCTTTACCTAATTTATGTTAGAAAATCTGACCCTTTATAAACAGTGCTGCAATAGTGACAAAACAGACTTGACTAAATGGAAAACCGATATCAATCTGTCATAGGTAACCATTTAACAGAGTTGTATCCACAgcaactaaatacaatattacaggttacaaaaacagagaaataataaaaataatgtcataataaaaataaaataaaaatatcgggGGTAAATAAACAAAGATTCAATTATAGTTTATTGGCTTACAAAACTCATTGAACAAAGAGAACCTATATTCTGGAATGGATAAAATTTAATCAATGAAAATTATTGTAGTAATatgttgttgttacttgtttgaTTCTCTTTTGAGGTCATGTAGACTTGGAGAGTATGGGGTGCAAGCCATTTTAGTTCTATTACCAACTCACAGAGGACGCGACTTTGTTATCTGTTGATTAATGATTTTGATAGTAAACATTAATTTCATTCGACGTTTATCAAGTTAATCATATACGATATGGATAAAGACTTACTGATGAGATCTTAATTACTTGGCTACAGAAATAAATTCACAATATTGTTTGCGATGACTTTTATAGCACAATTTAATGTACAATAAGTAAATAAGTATAGCATAAAAtgattctatttgtttatttggtaTACAATTCTTGGACGCAGgtgtcttaaaattaaaatattctgagtttagttttaactgcaaaaatataaaatgataacaaacttttgttttgaaagaTATTGGCAATAAACGTATGTgatgaaaataaactattaactCACAAttaggaaaatttaaaataagtttgcAAGAAAAAACTTAGTAACATGTGTTGGTAAGCAAACTGAGCGTCCCGATCCCATGAGAGATACACTGTCAGTCAGGTTTCAAAGTTATATCTAATTGACGTATCGTTTATTCAAGTATCAACTAAAAATACTTAGTACTCGCactttttctgtaataaaaacaaagccGTACATTAATAAGTGCAGTGTACCAGATCCGATAAAAGAATTAAAGAGCTATACTCTGAACCTGAAGTTAAGTTTCAAATGTGTGAATTTGTATACAAATCACTCCGAAAACATGCAAACACAAGATAACTTTAACATAAAACTGCATTTAATTACAGCGTAAGATATCATTGAATGAAATATAATTGGTTTTTAAGATAAATTTTGCGTTTcgcaaaacattaatattttaaatatagtatttaGGCATGTAGAAATGTACAGAAACATGTTTTTGATTTCTAACATAACTTCAGCAGCCAGTCAGCATCAAGCGCTACAGAATTCAATGTTATTAACCGTCTTGGATTACATAAAGATTAGATGTGATAACctttttatttgtacaaaatataagcAGAAGACAAATGTGAAAAGAAACTATTCTCAGTAACTTAAAGaatgcaataaataaacaaaaatcacatcaaaacattaaaactatttagattaaataaaataattttatttaattaggtaaataaaatttacttagCGGTAAATATGAGACCTATAATGCTGAAAATCGAACAATcagccaattatgtagcttttatttcctaacgacaaacaaacatgaaacgaaatatatatatatataggttatttAAAATATGGTAACAGTAAAGTATTCCCtggtttcataaaataataataaataaccttatATTCGGGGTTATATAAATCTCAAATCGaatgtacattaaaattattactgCGGCcgaaatcaaatattaattaaaaactataatcGATTACACAAAACACAGAGTTAATTAAAACTATCCTCAGTTACAAAGGTACAAATacaataaactgttgtttgtGATACGTGAAATACATTATCATTAACAATCAGCCTGAATTTCGTACGGTGCATCGTTCAAAAAACAACGAAAAGGTTCTAGTCAGACGTCACTCCAAACTTTATAGTGGCTAGGTTTGTGTAATtacgaaaatattaatttttttctttatgcattaatttttataaattttatcgtcctctaacaaaaatattattaaaaataaatacacagaatTAATCTTGAGcttattattactaaaattataaatattattacttgaATTTACTGTAATAATGGCAGTTGAATAAAGTAACAGTTTGTCTTTTTGAATTAAGGACAAAACGCTACAGAACAGGgcgtctgtgctctgccaactgtGGGTAACGAAACCCGTTAATTAGCACTGTGAATCCACAGACAAATCGATGTGCCATTTGGAgcagaaaaaaatacaacaaaaacgaACAACACTTTACCAAATGAAAAGATAACTCGTAATAATGTTTCTTGTATTAAACCAGAAGTTGCAACTAAAACAGATAAGACAGTGAATGGGTCAGGTAATTACAAATGCtacgaattatttttaattatttctaacttCCGCtctcttgttatatatatatataacagctgATTTTTTTATTCCCTTCATTGCTAGATTTTAATTGTCCTAAAAAGAAAGAGAGGTTCTTCTATTCGTTATGTTGAAAAAAAGTCACTCCATAAAGATTTACTGTGGTAATAATGGAGTGTTTCTGCTTTCCAGAAAAATTCACTCCATAAAGATTTAATGTGGTGATGATGGAGTATTTTTGCTTTCCAGAAAAAGTCATTCCATAAAGATTTAATGTGGTGATAATGGAATGTTTCTGCTTTCCAAAAGTGACACTGAGTTAAAAGTCGAGAGCTGTTTCAGTGAATTATTTGGTCATTTTTAGGAGAATTTGTATTTACTGctgtattaaatttttacatGTACTACACTGATTGCCACCTAGTGTTTTATTGTTCGACTTAGTTAAATGCCACATGGAAAAGAAGTTTACGTACTCCAAGTTGAAAATTTCCAGGTAAGGGCTGTTTTTCTGGAGAGCTATCCCGAAACCAACCTTGAAGAACTCTTCCTTAGCTATGTGAACCCggcaaaaatttgttttttgataatCTTGAGACATTATTACATCCAGGTaagatttttctttaataaaagcaTATTGGCCTGTTAAAACAAGGTCCAGTCCTTCTTCTGACGAGGTCACCAGCTCGGTTGCACCTTTCCCTATTTGTCTATAGACGGTGCTGTTTGATGACTAAGTTATAAAAAGTAATcgaagttatttataaaaactacGAATTTTAATACAGTTTCAAGCAAGCTGAAAATAGTCGAGATATGccaatatcaaaacttgaaattatgcagttgttaattaataagtataatttacttcattgttatatatcattTTACAAAACATGAAGAACCACCATCAGGTGAAGACATGCAACTTAACTGGTAAAGAATTCATAGAAATTATCTGCCTTAAGGAatctatttaaatgttttagttaaacacaaatagcgtctgacattaaaaatattaaagaacaccTAAGGAGTGTGCTGTTTTTACGATCAAAATTTTCGTACCAAAATATGCAAATGAGAAAAATAGTTTCTTAcacaaatattattcatatttaaaagaatatttgatACGAAGTGCAGTTTATATCTTGGCCAGTACTTAGTTTACTAACTTCTTAAAGTAAGTAATTAAAGAAATTCCTCTACCTGAGAAAAGAGATCTTGATGAGCAGAATCCTTGAGAAATGTCCACTTGATATTTTTCTGGTCAACCAGCTCAGCCAGAGAGTCAATGGTCTTCATTTGTTTCGGGACAGACAGGAAAGACACTAATGCCCCGTTATACGTGTTAAACAAAACTATTGCAAAAAACCACCAACCAGCAACAATCAATTTTGTGCCGTTGAACAAAGGTGGGAGATGTCCTCTAATTGTgcaaaaacaaaccatttcaatcacttttaatatatatatatatatcgtgtttTTCAGACAAAGGAATGGTGTTCGTTGTTCAAAGCTTTATAATACAcagtattgattatgttgtttaaGGTTTATAGCATCgattaatacatttattactaaataaataaaggaGCAATTGTGCTAATATATTCTTCAAGTTAAAAAACCTATTTTCATGTAGAGAGCTTTTCACTACGGTTCAGTAACCGTCATCAGACATTTTGATATTCGATTCAGCAGTTTATCTAACAAATTGCTTATAATAAggttttaactaaataatatgTGCATCAGTTATGCCTCACGAAAGCTTTAACGAGTTTTGAAGaacattatttccattttatgaaaTCTTAAAACAAGCGTATttaggaaaaatattattatctttgAAGTAAAATGAATTGCATTCTATTGGAaaagcaacaacataaatttatatttgatgACTGTGTTTAATATGGAGAGTGTCCATGAAAGGGTTCCTTCATTACTACAAACGTGTTCAGGTAACCACCAAATAAACTAAAGTATACAAGCGTttctaatgtaaatattaacagcTACGTTGGCTTTTAACCATCTATAGTTTCAACAGgaataacaacaagaaaactgAACAACGGCtacaaatataagtttatttcatAAACACGTAAGGAATTAGTTAAAATGTGAAATTATGCTCTACCTTATATTAGTCAAAATATTTCCTGACAATTTTTAGAGTGTATTCCACTTGGTTTGGAATAAGTGGAATGTAAATACTGGATTTAgaagtaaacaattattgttaattCATAGCTTATACCTTGTTGAATAATCGTTCCAAAAAGATACCATAACTGCCAATACCAGTGTTGAGCACCATACAAAGAGATATTATAACTTTCGATGCCAATGTTGGAATCTTCTGGATTTCTGTGTCGTAACTTTACAAAGTAGAGGTTCAAAAAATAAATAGTGGTGCTGATCAGAAATAAAACCAACAGTACTGCCAGCCAAACCTACAAATGTAATAGGTTGATTcattttcagaaacatttttataattaaatatacgtAAGTAACGTTGACAAGCACAAAATAACTTTACGaggatttattatttgtttagaaagtaAACTAGTAATTGATAAGCgcagataatttattaaaatgtgtttttctaatCAATAAATATTAGAATTCGGGAAGTGTAAACATATGTTATACAGTTACAAGGGTGCACTAGTCAAAAAGGTTTAGATGACGAAACTGGAACACAACTTAGAGAGAAAATCATTGTTTCTCAATTAACAAATCTGCAACGCATACAGTATCACCATCTTGTTTAAAATCAACTAGAGTTTCAATAgttgaaatgtttctttataatattgtctgttttttttttatttaatgcaaagctactcgaaggcaacctgcgctagccgtccctaatttagcagtgtaagactaaagggaaggcacctagttatcatcacccaccatcaattcttgggctactcttttaccaacgaatagtgggattgacgtcacattataatgctcctacggctgaaaggacgagcatgtttggtgtgacgaggattcgaacccgcaaccctcagattacgagtcgagttccttatccacctggccatgctgagcccttTGTGGTATTCAAATATCATATAATGATCATATCAATGTCAATTTAGACAATGGTTTAGCTGTATCTTTGTGGCTTTAGTTTTGGCTTtgaataaatttacatttttagttttgtatctagaAATATTAATTTGCTGCATTATTTTTGTAGCTCATATCATATATTATCTGAGTTTATTTGTGCGACGAGAATCGCAATGTATGAGTATTTTTGTagatagaaatataattttactgtttatttttagcACCAATCATCATTACATTGGGattgctatttatattttttttttactttgtaaatattttttctaccaGAATGAAAATGTTGAGGTGATTGCAGATAGCATAAGACGATGTCTGTGTTGTTTCTAAGACTGCTATTTATTTTTGACATAACGTTACGTAAAAATCAATTTGTGTGTCTGTTTGTGACAAGCTAGCACAAAATGTACTTCACCTGCCAACGGAATGGTTTGGCCACAGTCCACAGTTTACTTTCTGTTTCAGGTTTTGGCAGCAAAATCTTAGTTGGCTCCTCGTAAAAAGGAAAAGTAAAGTCAATGGCATCTTCCCGATCCCTTGTTATCGTTAGAGACCCTACTGCAATATCAGCTtcctaagaaaaataaaagaagtaaatataatgtaataacttaatagacatatataatttttaagtataTACTGTAAAAGTATAGACCGAATTATGCTCAAGGTGATATGAAGTTTGAATGTCACTCAAAAAAATATGCGATTATTTCATTCACTGCTCTATATTTTTAGCTGTTGTAACCTTGTGACAATTAATAGCAGCCGTATTTTTATATCTTCtaaatttttactttactttaatcTCTTAGCCTTGACTTTTCTTTTATCCTTGAGGGTGTGCGTGTTTtcatatacagttacgacagaaagtgttcgtactcctgcgtcccgagtggtttttttacttataacttagaaagtatcacgagtaggctaatagaagtgtattatattataaatattttgctaacacacatttacataaatttttatgtaaattgagcagcaaataaactgtttataaacaaataaccaaaaataggaggagcacaaagtgtttgtacagttcagaacgtgtgaaaaaactgatattcccgtacaaattttgtttagtttggcgaataaactacattataccattcgaGAACTAGACACTGGAATCattattattggaatttagccagcaaaataATGCACTTCCGGCAGTTTATTTgccgtttaatttacataaaaatttatgtagatgtgtgttaatacaatatttataatatacattacttctattagcctactcgtgatactttttaagttatgagcgaAAAACCACTTGcaacgcaggggtacgaacactttctgtcgtaactgtagcaaagccacatcggactgtctgctctgtccaccgagaggaatcgagcccctgatccgtagacataccgctgtaccagtggggaacaTTTTATCCCTCAAATAGACATACTTTTTTTTAGAGATATaggtcttgtttgtttttgtttagtcaCTAGTTACTACCACTCACCGCTGACTCTTGgaatactgttttaccaacgcatagtggattgactgtcacgttataatgcacccacgactgaaaattcgagcatgtttagtgtgacggggattcaaacccaaagCCTTCACATTAAGAAAGAGCGCCCTAACCTCCTGGTCATGTCGTCCCGCCGTCAGTAATAAGAAAAAGAGGTTCGTGAGTGTAAGAGAATAATTTTCCATTGATATATGTGAAAGAGATCAAGTGCATATTGTAAATGGGCTTCTAAATGTTCTGTAAGTCTGGGAAgagataatgtatttttattcacgCGAGGTTTTCTTTGCAATGTTTTCTGAAGGTAAAGCTGTTTcttgttttcaaaagaaaatgatttatttgtttgtttgttgttctttaacACGAGGTTACAAAATGGACAGTGTGTTCTTTTTCCACCACAGACGATGGGACAGATAAGTTCGTTATCTTACCGCTGACTCACCAAGGGACAGAAAATGGATAACTACAATTACCGAATTTCGTCCAGGTCACATTcggcaaaagaaaaaaattgatgtatatatatatatatatatttacaacagaCACTAATTTTGATTTCACAAGTTGGTCCTATCTGTCCCTACAACGATGAATAAAGTGCAATTAGCCCTAATTTCGCACTGAGTAAACAATAGCTACTCCTTTctatattttttcaagttaaataagttacattaaaaaaaaattgcagatTTTGACTCTCTTCCCACCATAAAAATATCTGTTCTTTTTAACTTTCTACAGATcataaatttatatgtttatctTCTAAATTTAGACCCTCTTCTgttctttatgttttaatattatttttaacttccaAGGTCTTAACTTCATTACACCTTCTTGTTTTTGAACTTCAGTATcttcatatacatttttattatgttttgtattcTAAGGTCCTAGCTCTCTTTTATTCTATCGGATATTTATTTAACCTAAATATCATGACCCTCTTTTTATCTTTCCGGCCTTGACTTTCTTTAATTCTCTTGGACTCGAGTATATTTTTACCATCTAGGTTTTGACATTTTTATGTTTCAGCTCTTGCTCTCCTGGCTTGAGTCTCCTTTAGTTTTTAgagatattgtatttttaatcttcTAATCTCTTATCCTGGAGGCTGAATCAGCTTTAGAGCAAATGTCACAAAATTGTTTCCAGATCCTATTTAAACTACAAAAACTgtagtaaacaaataatttatgataGTGAACATaccataaaagtaaaattattgtattagaAACATTACCTTTCTCTCAAGCATTCCTATCATTCCATTCCAAGAGCCATTTTGTAATCGTGCACCAAAGTTTCCATCCTGTGGTTCTTCAGTTACGTAACTTTTAGATAAGaaaatgaagttaatacactGATTCATGTTACTACAGCacgtaaatattttatacttttatgttctttaccattatgtatattttttaaagttctaCACGTACGTATTATATTAAATGGTGAGATGCTTTAAACTAATACATGTTTTCTCAAACATATCAtactttaaattttcttatttagGGAAGTATTTCATACTGacatattttcttttatgattGGGATTTTTAAATAGTCTACTTGTAAAGTATATAAATCTCATTAAGATGCATCCTTTAATATAAACGGTTCTGTTAATGTTAGCAGAATTCATCTTGTACCTTAGGTTTTGTTTCAAGCGAGACAATAAGTATTTGTATTGTCTGGGCTTTAACAATATTGTATCAggcagaaataaaaaatgtaaaaataaggtgAGTTTCTTAACTGTTTACTTGCTACTGCAGTTTAATTTTGatcaaaacagttgaaattttaTCAGTATAATACTATCACTAGTCTAAGGCCAAAGATGAAAGTCAGTGTAGGACCCATATGCTTTTGCCATCCAACGTATCCCCACTCCAGCTCCTATCGAAGCCactaggaaaaataaataaaagaaagaaagattgaAGGTATAATTTGTGGATGGTGTCtgatttggtttgatttgttttgaatttcgcgcaaaactactcgagggctagctgcgctagccgtccctaatttagcagtgtaagactagagggagaaaaactactcatcaccacccaccatcaactcttgagttactgttttaccaaagaatagtggaattgaccgtcatattataacgccctcacggctgaaagggcgagcatatttagtgtgacggggattcgaaccagcaaccatCGGataatgagtcgagtgccttaaccgcctggctatGCCAACTCGATGGTGTCTGTCGATAAGAGCTACTTCAATTGCAGATGAGGTGGAAAGCACATAATAGTAAAGACAGTAATCAAAAGGGCATTGAAACAATTTCCGAAGTCTTGCCGGGATAATCATTATCATGGAGAAGCATGATGTCAAGCAGGATTGATGTGAGATCATAAGAGTAACTTGCCATCCTTCTATTCTGGGGCAGGGTGTTAGTGTCCCTCACGATGTTTACTATCCTGTACCCGTGAGGTCAACAACATCTCAAACAAATGTTAATCAATGATTCCTAAAGGAGAGACTTTGACTA
Coding sequences within:
- the LOC143227403 gene encoding putative glutamate receptor, which gives rise to MKEVIFVCYFGALFGFLHGCYRTSGNTFQLVAYIKENVTFENQRFHFPLNDILHALKEASVLRNINLTVIQVPEAGYGTQFLEYKKLVTKTSQVDALLSATHCAFEKKIRKRSTKSSLPIFVVQLEKCKFESPLTLVVKAYEMEIDLPINLNTSLEGCSTKLQLNRRSKREIINKYLENKTLKVVTIIRPPFVLEKESHTQQKVYTGLVFDLLHELSKKFKFSYVTEEPQDGNFGARLQNGSWNGMIGMLERKEADIAVGSLTITRDREDAIDFTFPFYEEPTKILLPKPETESKLWTVAKPFRWQVWLAVLLVLFLISTTIYFLNLYFVKLRHRNPEDSNIGIESYNISLYGAQHWYWQLWYLFGTIIQQGHLPPLFNGTKLIVAGWWFFAIVLFNTYNGALVSFLSVPKQMKTIDSLAELVDQKNIKWTFLKDSAHQDLFSQSSNSTVYRQIGKGATELVTSSEEGLDLVLTGQYAFIKEKSYLDVIMSQDYQKTNFCRVHIAKEEFFKVGFGIALQKNSPYLEIFNLEVMKMIQTGLLEKWRQRYWPKRQDCKDNVKEQRIGLGDLQGIFLFFAIGVALSIIIFLIELLLFISKKTR